In Streptomyces sp. NBC_00306, a single genomic region encodes these proteins:
- a CDS encoding acyl-CoA dehydrogenase family protein: MDFRLTARQEELRSSARGLTEFIMKYELDCEENNGLPAQAHAEIRDAVLDCGLQAVNMPAEWGGAGLTILEQATVQEELGRLTGALWDMVWRPANALRFCTPEQRERYLVPVIRGQRRDCYAVTEPEAGSDPQNLRTTATRTADGWVLNGEKWFVTVGDHADFIIVLAAAGEDGAPTLFLVDKETPGVEMTRVPRFMHTFVYEHPEFTFTDVRVSEDAVLGGIGEGYDITRSWFTEERLMIAARTTGAAERALELARDWAVERRQFGSRIADFQLIQGMLADCAVDIAVNRAYTHQVAWEVDQGLADRKTLHAKAAIAKLSASEAAGRVIDRCVQIFGGRGYDRSYPVERLYRELRVDRIWEGTSEIQRLIIAGELIKRGTGVLQIPSA; encoded by the coding sequence ATGGACTTCCGTCTCACCGCCCGTCAGGAGGAGCTCAGGAGCTCCGCGCGAGGGCTCACCGAGTTCATCATGAAGTACGAGCTCGACTGCGAGGAGAACAACGGCCTGCCCGCGCAGGCCCACGCGGAGATCCGCGACGCCGTGCTGGACTGCGGTCTTCAGGCGGTCAACATGCCGGCGGAGTGGGGCGGGGCCGGGCTCACGATCCTGGAGCAGGCCACCGTGCAGGAGGAGCTCGGCCGGCTCACCGGCGCCCTGTGGGACATGGTGTGGCGCCCCGCCAACGCGCTGCGTTTCTGCACGCCCGAGCAGCGCGAGCGCTACCTCGTGCCGGTGATCCGGGGTCAGCGCCGTGACTGCTACGCGGTGACCGAGCCGGAGGCCGGGTCGGACCCGCAGAACCTCAGGACGACGGCAACGCGCACGGCGGACGGCTGGGTGCTGAACGGCGAGAAGTGGTTCGTCACCGTGGGCGACCACGCCGACTTCATCATCGTGCTGGCCGCGGCCGGCGAGGACGGCGCTCCGACGCTCTTCCTCGTCGACAAGGAGACTCCGGGCGTCGAGATGACGCGGGTGCCGCGCTTCATGCACACCTTCGTCTACGAGCACCCCGAGTTCACCTTCACCGATGTCCGCGTCTCCGAGGACGCCGTGCTCGGTGGCATCGGCGAGGGGTACGACATCACCCGGTCCTGGTTCACCGAGGAGCGCCTGATGATCGCGGCGCGCACGACGGGCGCGGCGGAGCGTGCGCTCGAACTGGCCCGGGACTGGGCCGTCGAACGCCGCCAGTTCGGATCCCGTATCGCCGACTTCCAGCTCATCCAGGGCATGCTCGCCGACTGCGCCGTCGACATCGCCGTCAACCGGGCCTACACGCACCAGGTGGCCTGGGAGGTGGACCAGGGTCTGGCGGACCGCAAGACCCTGCACGCCAAGGCGGCCATCGCCAAGCTGTCGGCCAGTGAGGCGGCCGGTCGTGTCATCGACCGCTGCGTCCAGATCTTCGGCGGACGCGGCTACGACCGCTCCTACCCCGTCGAACGCCTCTACCGCGAACTGCGCGTCGACCGCATCTGGGAAGGCACCTCCGAGATCCAGCGCCTCATCATCGCGGGCGAACTCATCAAGCGCGGCACGGGCGTTCTCCAGATCCCGTCCGCCTGA